The following are encoded together in the Iodobacter fluviatilis genome:
- a CDS encoding HAD family hydrolase, which produces MYLTSKPLAALFDMDGLMLDTESIGIECWTEAAAALSVDMPRTLVIGMIGMHYSKTDAYLLEHLGSAAPIDKLRTACHKLYMERTQAPIAHRPGLNDILSWLEENNIPKAVCTSTRRSIAEHHLRAAGLWPRFQFAICGDEVTHPKPAPEIYQKAAAAFNFPTESCLVLEDSDFGVQAAHQAGCKVMMIPDLRPPSRHSLALNIPILSSLSDARDLLTQAQ; this is translated from the coding sequence ATGTATTTAACTTCTAAACCACTTGCCGCCCTTTTTGATATGGATGGGCTGATGTTAGACACGGAAAGCATCGGTATTGAATGCTGGACTGAAGCGGCGGCTGCGCTCAGTGTGGATATGCCACGTACCCTAGTCATTGGCATGATTGGTATGCATTACAGCAAAACCGACGCTTATCTCCTTGAGCATCTCGGCTCAGCAGCCCCAATAGATAAGTTACGTACAGCTTGCCACAAGCTATATATGGAGCGCACACAAGCGCCAATAGCACACCGCCCTGGGCTGAATGATATTTTAAGCTGGCTTGAAGAAAACAATATCCCTAAAGCCGTTTGCACATCCACACGGCGTAGCATTGCAGAGCATCATTTACGCGCAGCGGGCCTTTGGCCGCGTTTTCAGTTTGCCATCTGCGGGGATGAAGTCACCCACCCTAAGCCCGCACCAGAAATTTACCAAAAAGCCGCTGCCGCATTTAATTTCCCTACTGAATCGTGCCTCGTATTAGAGGATTCCGATTTTGGCGTACAAGCGGCCCATCAAGCTGGCTGCAAAGTCATGATGATCCCCGATCTACGCCCCCCTTCGCGGCATTCTTTAGCGCTCAACATCCCGATTTTAAGCTCCCTGAGTGACGCAAGAGATTTACTCACACAAGCCCAGTAA
- a CDS encoding YchJ family protein, giving the protein MLKNKSCPCESGREYADCCAPWHDGAAATTPEQLMRSRYSAFVFGLHDYLLATWHATTRPEAMSDEEPVRWLGLKIKHAQAAGVNGEVEFIARYKIAGKAWKLHERSRFIYEEGRWYYLDGEMLNS; this is encoded by the coding sequence ATGCTAAAGAATAAGAGCTGCCCTTGTGAAAGCGGGCGTGAGTACGCTGATTGCTGTGCCCCTTGGCATGATGGCGCTGCGGCTACAACGCCTGAGCAGTTAATGCGCTCGCGCTACAGTGCTTTTGTATTTGGCTTGCATGATTATTTATTGGCCACTTGGCATGCTACAACGCGGCCAGAAGCCATGAGCGATGAAGAGCCAGTGCGCTGGTTGGGTTTAAAAATTAAACATGCGCAGGCGGCGGGTGTTAATGGCGAGGTGGAATTTATTGCGCGTTATAAAATAGCGGGCAAGGCTTGGAAATTACACGAAAGAAGCCGCTTTATTTATGAAGAGGGGCGTTGGTATTACTTAGATGGCGAGATGCTAAATAGTTAA